One region of Oryza glaberrima chromosome 7, OglaRS2, whole genome shotgun sequence genomic DNA includes:
- the LOC127779047 gene encoding ricin B-like lectin R40C1: protein MFSHHGHGHGQYQPPATGPQHEPTFKIFCRADEGYCLTVRHDAVVLAPTNPRDDCQHWYKDMRHSTRVKDEEGHPAFALVNRATGLAVKHSLGQSHPVKLVPYNPEYQDESVLWTESKDVGHGFRCIRMVNNIYLNLDAFHGDKSHGGVHDGTTVVLWEWCKGDNQCWKILPWGPEAYAPPPPPAYGHQAYPPPPPNREPGHGYHPAPAFYPPQPPPSHDEPGYGYRPPPGGPPGAGYGNRLPRALASEPTVRILCRADEAYSLTVRNGAVCLAPTNPRDDFQHWVKDMRHSTSIKDEEGYPAFALVNKATGEAIKHSLGQSHPVRLVPYNPEYLDESVLWTESKDVGHGFRCVRMVNNIYLNFDAFHGDKDHGGVHDGTTVVLWEWCKGDNQRWKILPW, encoded by the exons ATGTTCAGCCACCATGGGCACGGCCACGGCCAATACCAGCCTCCGGCGACCGGTCCCCAGCACGAGCCGACGTTCAAGATCTTCTGCCGCGCCGACGAGGGGTACTGCCTTACCGTCCGCCacgacgccgtcgtcctcgcgcCAACCAACCCCCGCGACGACTGCCAG CACTGGTACAAGGACATGCGGCACAGCACGAGGGTGAAGGACGAGGAGGGCCACCCGGCGTTCGCGCTCGTCAACCGCGCCACCGGCCTCGCCGTCAAGCACTCGCTCGGCCAATCCCACCCC GTGAAGCTGGTGCCGTACAACCCAGAGTACCAGGACGAGTCGGTGCTGTGGACCGAGAGCAAGGACGTCGGCCATGGCTTCCGCTGCATCCGCATGGTCAACAACATCTACCTCAACTTGGACGCCTTCCACGGCGACAAGTCCCACGGCGGCGTGCACGACGGCACCACCGTCGTGCTCTGGGAGTGGTGCAAGGGCGACAACCAGTGCTGGAAGATCCTCCCCTGGGGCCCCGAGGcgtacgcgccgccgccgccgccagcataCGGGCACCAGGcatacccgccgccgccgcccaaccgTGAACCTGGCCACGGCTACCACCCCGCACCTGCGTTCtacccgccgcagccgccaccgaGCCACGATGAGCCGGGCTACGGCTACCGTCCACCGCCGGGCGGACCACCCGGTGCAGGGTACGGCAACCGGCTGCCCCGCGCGCTGGCGTCGGAGCCCACCGTGCGCATCCTGTGCAGGGCCGACGAGGCGTACAGCCTCACCGTCAGGAACGGCGCCGTCTGCCTTGCACCAACCAATCCCAGGGATGACTTCCAG CACTGGGTGAAGGACATGAGGCACAGCACGAGCATCAAGGACGAGGAAGGCTACCCGGCGTTCGCGCTGGTGAACAAGGCCACCGGGGAAGCCATCAAGCACTCCCTCGGACAGAGCCACCct GTTAGGCTGGTGCCATACAACCCGGAGTACCTGGACGAGTCGGTGCTGTGGACGGAGAGCAAGGACGTCGGCCATGGCTTCCGCTGCGTCCGCATGGTGAACAACATCTACCTCAACTTTGACGCCTTCCATGGCGACAAGGACCACGGCGGCGTCCACGACGGCACCACCGTCGTGCTCTGGGAGTGGTGTAAGGGCGACAACCAGCGCTGGAAGATCCTCCCCTGGT AA